The following coding sequences lie in one Heliangelus exortis chromosome 8, bHelExo1.hap1, whole genome shotgun sequence genomic window:
- the LOC139799257 gene encoding coagulation factor XIII B chain-like isoform X1: MEEMVMKMRLKSFFLFMMYSGKLFAEDKPCDLPHVENGQIAQYYYNFKSFYFPMRKDKKLSYSCLVGYTTEMGTQEGRITCTAEGWSPVPQCYKKCNKPLLENGFFYGTENYFKIFEKLQYNCNPGYHTPSGGTEDTLQCQPEGWSSQPSCTKGIKLCQVPNLHHGSYFTAQQEFRLNETLQYRCDEGYYTAGGNATGEAVCLTHGWSLTPSCTKITCSSLSAMAHGGFSPVKKIYEEGDVVHFFCEENYSVSEFDLIQCYYFGWHPDPPLCEDVKNKCPPPPLPPHAHVIAARKTYHNGDKVHVQCQSTFERRGSEEIQCVNGKWTSPPVCIGTMDKWEPEAPPSHKADGAIRTSKTYGNEDMKMQQDCTSPPVIKNGFFIDPLWTSYKNGSSVEYGCQHYHFLDGPSTVFCVQGNWTEQPTCLEPCALNISDMNENNIELKWRQEELIFLHGDLVEFECKQGYSFLETAIPSPGRTECNQGRLKYPKCIIQAPAEKCDSPPSIANGALTLPALTQYESGSSVQYTCSEYHFLEGSERISCSEGQWTSPPVCIEPCTLSKEEMETNNVLLQGFYENQVYFYHGDYVGFYCKPNHFGAESGTTLFQVQCRRGQLMYPRCVERRN, translated from the exons ATGGAGGAGATGGTAATGAAGATGAGACTTAAAAGCTTCTTCCTATTTATGATGTATTCAGGCAAACTCTTTGCAGAAG ATAAGCCTTGTGATTTGCCACATGTAGAAAATGGACAGATTGCCCAATACTATTATAATTTCAAAAGTTTCTATTTCCCTATGCGTAAGGATAAAAAACTTTCTTattcttgtttggttggttaCACAACTGAGATGGGCACTCAGGAAGGAAGAATCACGTGTACAGCAGAGGGATGGTCTCCAGTGCCACAGTGCTACA aaaagtgTAACAAGCCTCTTTtggaaaatggctttttttatgGTACAGAAAACTACttcaaaatatttgagaaaCTGCAATACAACTGTAATCCAGGCTACCACACTCCCAGTGGTGGTACTGAAGATACACTACAATGTCAGCCAGAAGGATGGTCCTCCCAGCCAAGCTGCACTAAAGGAATCA agttGTGTCAAGTACCCAATTTACATCATGGCAGCTACTTCACAGCCCAGCAAGAGTTTCGACTGAATGAAACCCTGCAGTACAGATGTGATGAGGGATATTACACAGCAGGAGGAAATGCTACAGGAGAAGCAGTGTGTCTAACACATGGCTGGTCCCTTACTCCAAGCTGCACCA AAATAACTTGCTCCTCTTTAAGTGCAATGGCCCACGGAGGTTTCAGTCCCGTGAAGAAAATCTATGAAGAGGGAGATGTGGTTCACTTTTTCTGTGaggaaaattattctgttaGTGAATTTGACCTAATTCAATGTTATTATTTTGGATGGCATCCAGACCCACCATTGTGTGAAG atgtaaaaaataaatgtcctCCACCACCACTTCCTCCTCATGCCCATGTCATTGCAGCCAGAAAAACCTATCATAATGGAGACAAAGTTCATGTACAGTGTCAGAGTACCTTTGAAAGAAGAGGATCTGAAGAAATCCAATGTGTGAATGGAAAGTGGACATCACCCCCTGTTTGTATTG GAACTATGGATAAATGGGAACCTGAGGCACCACCATCACACAAGGCAGATGGAGCAATAAGGACAAGCAAAACGTATGGCAATGAAGACATGA AAATGCAGCAGGACTGTACCTCTCCACCTGTGattaaaaatggtttttttATTGATCCATTATGGACAAGCTACAAAAATGGTTCCTCAGTAGAATATGGGTGTCAGCATTACCACTTCTTGGATGGACCTAGTACTGTTTTCTGTGTGCAAGGAAACTGGACAGAACAACCAACTTGCTTAG aaccATGTGCTCTTAATATAAGTGATATGAATGAAAACAACATAGAGCTGAAATGGAGACAggaagaattaattttcctaCATGGTGATCTCGTGGAGTTTGAATGTAAACAGGGATACAGTTTTCTTGAGACTGCCATTCCATCTCCTGGCAGGACAGAGTGTAACCAGGGCAGACTGAAATATCCAAAATGCATTATTCAAG ctcctgcagaaaaATGTGATTCTCCACCTTCAATTGCAAATGGAGCTCTGACTCTCCCAGCCCTGACCCAGTATGAAAGTGGTTCTTCAGTCCAGTATACTTGCTCTGAGTATCATTTTTTGGAAGGATCTGAGAGGATCTCCTGTTCTGAAGGACAGTGGACTTCACCACCAGTTTGTATAG AGCCATGTACTTtgtcaaaagaagaaatggagacTAATAATGTGCTGTTGCAAGGCTTCTATGAGAATCAAGTTTACTTTTACCACGGGGATTATGTTGGATTTTActgcaaaccaaaccattttGGAGCAGAATCTGGTACAACTTTATTTCAAGTGCAGTGTAGGAGAGGACAGCTGATGTATCCAAGGTGTGTTGAAAGAAGGAATTAA
- the LOC139799257 gene encoding coagulation factor XIII B chain-like isoform X2 produces MEEMVMKMRLKSFFLFMMYSGKLFAEDKPCDLPHVENGQIAQYYYNFKSFYFPMRKDKKLSYSCLVGYTTEMGTQEGRITCTAEGWSPVPQCYKKCNKPLLENGFFYGTENYFKIFEKLQYNCNPGYHTPSGGTEDTLQCQPEGWSSQPSCTKGIKLCQVPNLHHGSYFTAQQEFRLNETLQYRCDEGYYTAGGNATGEAVCLTHGWSLTPSCTKITCSSLSAMAHGGFSPVKKIYEEGDVVHFFCEENYSVSEFDLIQCYYFGWHPDPPLCEARKTYHNGDKVHVQCQSTFERRGSEEIQCVNGKWTSPPVCIGTMDKWEPEAPPSHKADGAIRTSKTYGNEDMKMQQDCTSPPVIKNGFFIDPLWTSYKNGSSVEYGCQHYHFLDGPSTVFCVQGNWTEQPTCLEPCALNISDMNENNIELKWRQEELIFLHGDLVEFECKQGYSFLETAIPSPGRTECNQGRLKYPKCIIQAPAEKCDSPPSIANGALTLPALTQYESGSSVQYTCSEYHFLEGSERISCSEGQWTSPPVCIEPCTLSKEEMETNNVLLQGFYENQVYFYHGDYVGFYCKPNHFGAESGTTLFQVQCRRGQLMYPRCVERRN; encoded by the exons ATGGAGGAGATGGTAATGAAGATGAGACTTAAAAGCTTCTTCCTATTTATGATGTATTCAGGCAAACTCTTTGCAGAAG ATAAGCCTTGTGATTTGCCACATGTAGAAAATGGACAGATTGCCCAATACTATTATAATTTCAAAAGTTTCTATTTCCCTATGCGTAAGGATAAAAAACTTTCTTattcttgtttggttggttaCACAACTGAGATGGGCACTCAGGAAGGAAGAATCACGTGTACAGCAGAGGGATGGTCTCCAGTGCCACAGTGCTACA aaaagtgTAACAAGCCTCTTTtggaaaatggctttttttatgGTACAGAAAACTACttcaaaatatttgagaaaCTGCAATACAACTGTAATCCAGGCTACCACACTCCCAGTGGTGGTACTGAAGATACACTACAATGTCAGCCAGAAGGATGGTCCTCCCAGCCAAGCTGCACTAAAGGAATCA agttGTGTCAAGTACCCAATTTACATCATGGCAGCTACTTCACAGCCCAGCAAGAGTTTCGACTGAATGAAACCCTGCAGTACAGATGTGATGAGGGATATTACACAGCAGGAGGAAATGCTACAGGAGAAGCAGTGTGTCTAACACATGGCTGGTCCCTTACTCCAAGCTGCACCA AAATAACTTGCTCCTCTTTAAGTGCAATGGCCCACGGAGGTTTCAGTCCCGTGAAGAAAATCTATGAAGAGGGAGATGTGGTTCACTTTTTCTGTGaggaaaattattctgttaGTGAATTTGACCTAATTCAATGTTATTATTTTGGATGGCATCCAGACCCACCATTGTGTGAAG CCAGAAAAACCTATCATAATGGAGACAAAGTTCATGTACAGTGTCAGAGTACCTTTGAAAGAAGAGGATCTGAAGAAATCCAATGTGTGAATGGAAAGTGGACATCACCCCCTGTTTGTATTG GAACTATGGATAAATGGGAACCTGAGGCACCACCATCACACAAGGCAGATGGAGCAATAAGGACAAGCAAAACGTATGGCAATGAAGACATGA AAATGCAGCAGGACTGTACCTCTCCACCTGTGattaaaaatggtttttttATTGATCCATTATGGACAAGCTACAAAAATGGTTCCTCAGTAGAATATGGGTGTCAGCATTACCACTTCTTGGATGGACCTAGTACTGTTTTCTGTGTGCAAGGAAACTGGACAGAACAACCAACTTGCTTAG aaccATGTGCTCTTAATATAAGTGATATGAATGAAAACAACATAGAGCTGAAATGGAGACAggaagaattaattttcctaCATGGTGATCTCGTGGAGTTTGAATGTAAACAGGGATACAGTTTTCTTGAGACTGCCATTCCATCTCCTGGCAGGACAGAGTGTAACCAGGGCAGACTGAAATATCCAAAATGCATTATTCAAG ctcctgcagaaaaATGTGATTCTCCACCTTCAATTGCAAATGGAGCTCTGACTCTCCCAGCCCTGACCCAGTATGAAAGTGGTTCTTCAGTCCAGTATACTTGCTCTGAGTATCATTTTTTGGAAGGATCTGAGAGGATCTCCTGTTCTGAAGGACAGTGGACTTCACCACCAGTTTGTATAG AGCCATGTACTTtgtcaaaagaagaaatggagacTAATAATGTGCTGTTGCAAGGCTTCTATGAGAATCAAGTTTACTTTTACCACGGGGATTATGTTGGATTTTActgcaaaccaaaccattttGGAGCAGAATCTGGTACAACTTTATTTCAAGTGCAGTGTAGGAGAGGACAGCTGATGTATCCAAGGTGTGTTGAAAGAAGGAATTAA